In Zobellia roscoffensis, the following are encoded in one genomic region:
- a CDS encoding S8 family peptidase: MATKKSKVVIDSPSGSPPELIVVSKSIEAPHAEEAESAAKSKSKPSANTLAGFVVGKKLQLVPLFADTDAEVAELVSKASQKEGAEDLSKMRQFYKLAAPEGEDLESIAASLNELDEVDGAYVKPGCLPPVYFGDDGMEEAPSDDAAPPIAQNLTNNQGYLNAAPQGVDARYAWTLPGGRGNGVRIIDIEGGWNFSHEDLRVNVGGLVGGINKTNDLRWYNHGTAVFGEMTGDRNSFGVTGICPSANVRAYSIFNGGSGNAIRKAADNLRAGDLMLIELHRPGPNYPGGETQMGFIAIEWWPDDLAALQYATNKGIIVIEAAGNGSQNLDAAIYNTRPSGFPSSWRNPFRRTAGHDSGCVIVGAGAPPPGTNGGNWGADRSRLGFSNYGSCVDTQGWGQGVTTCGYGRITGTNPNNKNEWYTNFFNGTSSASPIVTGAVACLQGIQKAAGRAMLTPRRARQLLRATGSPQQPGANPVSQRIGRRPDLRALVRATASRRPWCGVQFNGSVPRNATRRWFTHSWPDHYHVIWTVVPTAPAIDGSAQIEFKVKTTRQAFGLIKYYIEIKNLKNYTVNVQARYCVVAS, encoded by the coding sequence ATGGCAACAAAAAAAAGTAAAGTAGTCATTGATTCGCCATCGGGTTCACCACCAGAACTCATTGTCGTCTCAAAAAGCATTGAGGCACCTCATGCCGAGGAAGCCGAAAGTGCAGCAAAATCGAAGTCCAAACCATCGGCAAATACCTTAGCAGGTTTTGTGGTGGGTAAAAAGCTGCAGCTTGTTCCGTTATTCGCGGACACAGATGCAGAAGTGGCAGAACTGGTTTCAAAGGCAAGTCAAAAAGAAGGTGCCGAAGACCTTTCAAAAATGCGGCAATTTTATAAACTAGCAGCACCGGAAGGAGAAGACCTGGAAAGTATTGCAGCTTCATTGAACGAACTAGACGAAGTAGATGGTGCGTACGTTAAACCCGGTTGTCTACCTCCCGTTTATTTTGGTGATGATGGTATGGAAGAAGCTCCTAGTGATGATGCTGCACCACCCATCGCCCAAAACCTCACAAACAACCAAGGCTATTTGAATGCCGCACCACAAGGTGTAGATGCACGTTATGCCTGGACGCTACCCGGTGGCCGTGGTAACGGTGTTCGTATTATTGATATTGAAGGCGGATGGAACTTTAGCCATGAAGACCTACGTGTGAATGTGGGTGGCCTCGTGGGTGGAATCAATAAAACAAACGACCTACGTTGGTACAATCACGGTACGGCAGTATTTGGAGAAATGACCGGAGACCGTAATAGCTTTGGCGTAACTGGAATCTGCCCTAGCGCCAATGTCCGAGCCTACTCTATTTTTAATGGAGGTAGCGGAAACGCTATTAGAAAAGCCGCTGATAATCTTAGAGCAGGAGATCTTATGCTCATTGAATTACATAGGCCTGGTCCTAATTATCCGGGAGGCGAAACACAAATGGGTTTCATAGCCATTGAATGGTGGCCAGATGATTTAGCAGCACTACAATATGCTACCAACAAAGGCATCATAGTCATAGAAGCAGCTGGAAACGGATCTCAAAACCTTGATGCAGCCATCTATAATACGAGACCAAGTGGGTTTCCATCCAGTTGGCGAAATCCGTTCCGTAGAACGGCAGGGCACGATAGTGGTTGTGTTATAGTAGGTGCAGGTGCGCCACCTCCTGGCACTAATGGTGGAAATTGGGGCGCTGACCGTAGCCGCTTAGGCTTTAGTAATTACGGCTCTTGTGTGGACACCCAAGGTTGGGGCCAAGGCGTTACTACTTGCGGATACGGTAGAATAACCGGAACAAACCCCAATAACAAAAATGAATGGTACACCAACTTCTTTAACGGCACTAGTAGTGCTTCGCCTATCGTTACGGGTGCTGTAGCCTGTTTGCAAGGTATTCAAAAAGCAGCGGGAAGAGCTATGCTTACACCTCGTAGAGCTCGCCAATTGTTAAGAGCAACAGGCTCTCCGCAACAACCAGGAGCTAATCCGGTATCTCAACGCATTGGTAGACGTCCAGACCTTAGGGCGTTGGTTAGAGCTACCGCTTCCCGTAGACCTTGGTGTGGAGTTCAGTTCAATGGCAGTGTACCACGTAATGCTACCCGCAGATGGTTTACCCATAGCTGGCCGGATCATTACCATGTCATCTGGACCGTAGTTCCAACAGCACCGGCAATTGACGGTTCTGCTCAGATAGAATTTAAAGTAAAAACTACGAGACAGGCTTTTGGTCTGATCAAGTATTACATAGAAATCAAAAATCTTAAGAATTATACGGTGAACGTACAAGCACGCTACTGTGTAGTTGCATCTTAA
- a CDS encoding FAD-binding protein codes for MAKTSELLVGKWDTLHENGAFDLKRQYITRHEHKATMPSRVLRYNDAAEEMQRLIKKCKTENEGFRAFGSRWSMSKIAHQKDNMHQNNLMYLDLEIEEGNMHPDSEYAHENIFFFECGSTIKQISQKLNEYGKSLKTTGASNGQTIAGCISTGVHGSAFDTGAVQDYIVGLNILTGPNAEDNVYLERHTQPSLNDAFAQSIKARVIRNDDLFNAALVGLGSFGFIHGVALEADDLFLLDRYVRRIDKDLALSLSKTLDFKNSEFKIDNEVDENGKPSRPYHYKIFINPYVDENQYVVEAMYKKKYTLAYPDPFTKIEKSLYKDLIYLLIKFSEKFPKSIPWFIKSLQKSILPEITKDEEKIRATLYETFWDAGYKGPAFACSMGVTIEDSERALNALVKMTKDHPIPGIFAMRYVNKTEATLGFTKFHKTCVIEIDGIQWNKSDKIPSLEEYGRFMIEAMQAENIPFTVHWGKSMDYAFPDLAHHMYGNNVDQWMKCRSWLLSEKMANVFSNEFISTLGLDAYRSVPNDFIESLDKSGQPAHLIT; via the coding sequence ATGGCCAAGACAAGTGAATTATTAGTTGGAAAATGGGATACGCTGCACGAGAACGGGGCTTTTGACCTGAAGCGTCAATATATTACCCGTCACGAGCATAAAGCTACTATGCCCAGCAGAGTGTTGCGCTATAACGATGCAGCGGAAGAAATGCAGCGACTGATTAAAAAATGTAAAACGGAGAATGAGGGTTTCCGCGCGTTCGGTTCGCGTTGGTCCATGTCCAAAATTGCGCATCAGAAAGATAATATGCATCAAAACAATTTGATGTATCTAGACCTTGAAATAGAGGAAGGCAATATGCACCCCGATTCTGAATACGCCCATGAAAATATCTTCTTTTTTGAATGCGGAAGTACCATTAAACAGATTTCACAAAAACTAAATGAATACGGTAAATCTTTAAAAACCACAGGTGCCAGTAATGGGCAGACTATTGCGGGTTGCATTTCCACCGGCGTACATGGGTCCGCTTTTGATACGGGTGCGGTACAGGATTATATCGTAGGCCTGAACATCCTTACGGGACCAAATGCTGAAGATAATGTGTATCTGGAACGGCATACCCAACCCAGTTTAAACGATGCTTTTGCACAAAGTATAAAAGCTAGGGTCATTAGGAACGACGACCTTTTCAATGCCGCGTTGGTGGGTTTGGGGAGTTTTGGGTTTATTCACGGCGTAGCCCTAGAAGCGGACGACCTTTTTTTGTTGGATAGATATGTGCGACGAATTGATAAAGACCTGGCCCTGTCCTTATCCAAAACTTTAGATTTTAAGAATTCCGAGTTTAAAATTGACAATGAAGTAGATGAAAACGGAAAACCTAGCAGACCGTACCATTATAAAATTTTCATTAACCCCTATGTGGATGAAAACCAATATGTGGTGGAGGCCATGTACAAGAAAAAGTACACTCTGGCCTACCCGGACCCGTTCACTAAAATTGAAAAATCGCTTTATAAAGACCTTATTTATTTGCTGATCAAATTCAGTGAGAAATTCCCCAAAAGTATTCCGTGGTTTATAAAGAGCCTGCAAAAAAGTATTTTGCCAGAAATTACCAAAGACGAAGAAAAAATTAGGGCTACGCTCTATGAAACCTTTTGGGATGCCGGTTACAAAGGCCCTGCTTTTGCCTGTTCTATGGGCGTTACCATTGAAGATTCCGAAAGGGCATTGAACGCGCTGGTAAAAATGACCAAAGACCATCCTATTCCCGGAATTTTTGCCATGCGCTACGTCAACAAAACCGAAGCCACTTTGGGCTTTACTAAATTCCATAAAACCTGCGTTATTGAGATTGACGGCATCCAATGGAATAAATCCGATAAAATTCCCAGTCTGGAAGAATATGGTCGGTTTATGATAGAGGCGATGCAAGCTGAAAATATTCCGTTTACCGTGCATTGGGGCAAAAGCATGGACTATGCATTTCCCGATCTAGCCCACCACATGTACGGCAACAACGTAGACCAATGGATGAAATGTAGAAGTTGGCTGCTTTCCGAGAAAATGGCGAATGTATTTTCCAACGAATTTATTTCCACTTTAGGATTGGATGCGTATAGAAGTGTGCCCAATGATTTTATTGAATCTTTGGATAAAAGCGGACAGCCCGCACATTTAATTACGTAG